The genomic window tacaaaattgggTTAAAGGAagaaatatgtatacattttaaccaaagactgtataaaaaccattttaaacaaaccatctacagtttgcaaatgaaaagAGTCAAGTGTGTCATTAACatgttttaacttttataaatttAGTTGAATCTGGACTAAAGACAATGGCCAAAAGAAAATCGAAGACAACAGGTACCTTGGACCCATGTAAACCTAATTATCAGTCAATTCATACTAAAAGCTTGATTAGAGCTagattacatatttatttcatcAGTATACATGCTGATGCAGTTTAATATCTATTAGCAGAGTTCAGACCTCCTAAGAGGACGCAGCCCAGAGCAAAACGACAGAAAAGCACTGAAGAAACAAACCAGTCTGAAGATGACAAACAGGTGATTTCTCTCTCAATTACATGCTAtcacataacattttaaagaaaattacaatATGCTTTAATGCCACTGTACTgtcatatttgtgtttttgtttgttgattcACTTAACTCTTTACCTTAATGTCTAGACTCTGACACCAGAGTCAGAAAACAACGACTCCCACAATGCATTCTGCTCAGACAAGCCGGATGAACATCAGCCTTGTTGTTCCTTGGAAGAGAAAACAAGCCATAATGAGAACGATGAGCTTGGAAATGGCACAAATCCACCTGAGGTCTCTCATGAGACCGAACAGACTCCGGCGATCACACTACAGACCCCAGAACTCGACAAAACCGACAAGCACACACTCTCTAGACCTCTGAATACAGAAGCTATTGATCTAGATAAGCCCAATGTAGAGCTAGATGATGAAGATTGTGAAATCACAAGAAATTCAAATCATCAATCTGAGAAGGTCCCAGATGACTGCGACTCTGAATTACCATACGATGAGCATCAAACCGAGAGAGAGTTGTCACATGAGGAGTATACAGCCACCGAACCCAAGATGGATGAACAATTAGGTTCTTCAGGGATCGTAACGGAGACCTCATATGACCAGATGCAGATGCCTGAAGATGCAAGTTCTGCAGATCCTCTAgtaaagagaaaaataagaaaGAGGATGGGAATGTGCAGACTTGGAGATAGGAAGAAGATGCTCAAGGGACAGCCGACTAGAGGGAATGTGTTTGAAGGAAGCCAGGAGAACGAGGCGGGGGAAATCACTAACGAAAAGCCGGTCATGACGAGTGATGGTTTGAAAAAGGATCTCCAGATGTCTGTTGAAGATGAGGGAGTTACTGAGTCAGAGGTTTCAGTGCCCTCCTTCACAACCTCTCACGCATCGGAGGATAAACCAGTGCAGGAGGAACGGGAGCAGTCTGGGAGTGAAGTTCAGATACTGGTCAAATGCATGTCAAGGGAGCCTGTTACTCATGAAACTGATTATGCAATCCCATCccatgatgatgctgatgatctAAACCCTCTCGAGCAGAATGAAACTGAATGCATGGAGCAAAATGCGACTGAAAGCAACATTAGGGAAGATAGCAGCGAGGTCACAACTGAGATTGGTACTGAAGTGCCTGTGGATTTAGCTGACGTTTACAAAGACTCAACTGGTGTTTCAGCTCAAGAAGAGGTTGTGATAGACGGTTCACTTGAAGTTCCCAAAGAAGACGATGAAGCCTCTGCGTCCGCTTCTGAGGTTGCAAACCAATTTGGAGAAGAACTCGTCATGGGAGGCGACGAGATGAAGCAGTGCAGTCCGTGTGAATGTGACATGAACGTCTCTACTAGAAACCACAGCAGTGAACAGTGTGTGGAGCTCATGGATATCACAGCCAACGAGAACATCAGTGCACCTCCTGTAATCCACGAGACAGAAGATAAGTGTGAGTC from Carassius auratus strain Wakin unplaced genomic scaffold, ASM336829v1 scaf_tig00038819, whole genome shotgun sequence includes these protein-coding regions:
- the LOC113083563 gene encoding uncharacterized protein LOC113083563 isoform X1 — its product is MAKRKSKTTAEFRPPKRTQPRAKRQKSTEETNQSEDDKQTLTPESENNDSHNAFCSDKPDEHQPCCSLEEKTSHNENDELGNGTNPPEVSHETEQTPAITLQTPELDKTDKHTLSRPLNTEAIDLDKPNVELDDEDCEITRNSNHQSEKVPDDCDSELPYDEHQTERELSHEEYTATEPKMDEQLGSSGIVTETSYDQMQMPEDASSADPLVKRKIRKRMGMCRLGDRKKMLKGQPTRGNVFEGSQENEAGEITNEKPVMTSDGLKKDLQMSVEDEGVTESEVSVPSFTTSHASEDKPVQEEREQSGSEVQILVKCMSREPVTHETDYAIPSHDDADDLNPLEQNETECMEQNATESNIREDSSEVTTEIGTEVPVDLADVYKDSTGVSAQEEVVIDGSLEVPKEDDEASASASEVANQFGEELVMGGDEMKQCSPCECDMNVSTRNHSSEQCVELMDITANENISAPPVIHETEDKCESSDFCQVAATVTAENKADWENNSVSSLSLPAAPSAGDNEEVQSFTECVSVLSDAHEPHGSFDAEPDPSSPSSVHSVTDSQLNNIPLSLEDLPISEASCDLEDATELVCGLIRDIASLNHLLMDARRQIGFGQQGRKPPLHTQKNRHHNRF
- the LOC113083563 gene encoding uncharacterized protein LOC113083563 isoform X3 translates to MAKRKSKTTAEFRPPKRTQPRAKRQKSTEETNQSEDDKQTLTPESENNDSHNAFCSDKPDEHQPCCSLEEKTSHNENDELGNGTNPPEVSHETEQTPAITLQTPELDKTDKHTLSRPLNTEAIDLDKPNVELDDEDCEITRNSNHQSEKVPDDCDSELPYDEHQTERELSHEEYTATEPKMDEQLGSSGIVTETSYDQMQMPEDASSADPLVKRKIRKRMGMCRLGDRKKMLKGQPTRGNVFEGSQENEAGEITNEKPVMTSDGLKKDLQMSVEDEGVTESEVSVPSFTTSHASEDKPVQEEREQSGSEVQILVKCMSREPVTHETDYAIPSHDDADDLNPLEQNETECMEQNATESNIREDSSEVTTEIGTEVPVDLADVYKDSTGVSAQEEVVIDGSLEVPKEDDEASASASEVANQFGEELVMGGDEMKQCSPCECDMNVSTRNHSSEQCVELMDITANENISAPPVIHETEDKCESSDFCQVAATVTAENKADWENNSVSSLSLPAAPSAGDNEESFTECVSVLSDAHEPHGSFDAEPDPSSPSSVHSVTDSQLNNIPLSLEDLPISEASCDLEDATELVCGLIRDIASLNHLLMDARRQIGFGQQGRKPPLHTQKNRHHNRF
- the LOC113083563 gene encoding uncharacterized protein LOC113083563 isoform X2, which codes for MAKRKSKTTEFRPPKRTQPRAKRQKSTEETNQSEDDKQTLTPESENNDSHNAFCSDKPDEHQPCCSLEEKTSHNENDELGNGTNPPEVSHETEQTPAITLQTPELDKTDKHTLSRPLNTEAIDLDKPNVELDDEDCEITRNSNHQSEKVPDDCDSELPYDEHQTERELSHEEYTATEPKMDEQLGSSGIVTETSYDQMQMPEDASSADPLVKRKIRKRMGMCRLGDRKKMLKGQPTRGNVFEGSQENEAGEITNEKPVMTSDGLKKDLQMSVEDEGVTESEVSVPSFTTSHASEDKPVQEEREQSGSEVQILVKCMSREPVTHETDYAIPSHDDADDLNPLEQNETECMEQNATESNIREDSSEVTTEIGTEVPVDLADVYKDSTGVSAQEEVVIDGSLEVPKEDDEASASASEVANQFGEELVMGGDEMKQCSPCECDMNVSTRNHSSEQCVELMDITANENISAPPVIHETEDKCESSDFCQVAATVTAENKADWENNSVSSLSLPAAPSAGDNEEVQSFTECVSVLSDAHEPHGSFDAEPDPSSPSSVHSVTDSQLNNIPLSLEDLPISEASCDLEDATELVCGLIRDIASLNHLLMDARRQIGFGQQGRKPPLHTQKNRHHNRF